Within the Sebastes umbrosus isolate fSebUmb1 chromosome 5, fSebUmb1.pri, whole genome shotgun sequence genome, the region CCAGTGCCTTCGTGAAAATATAAGACAAGAAGCAAAACTGACCTCCGATCAGTGTCTGGGGCAAACTCAGCAGGATTTCCCGCCATTAAGTGTTATGGTGGGTGACGACATTTCAGCAGTTGATAATAGATTGAGGGTATTTGTGGGAGGAGTGACGGTGAACTTGACCTTTGCCGACATATTGCCTCTCACCTCGCTCCGCTGGTTCAGATTCCAGTCCCAGGATCAGTTTTCATGAGCTGTGGCCTGATGTTTAAACTCCAAAAACTCTGACCCAAGGACTGTgtcaaaataagaaaagaagaagCTGATTTCTGAAAAAGGATTCCTCTCTGCGTCTCCTTAATCTGAGGTGAAAGGGATTgctttcagagatggagaggagacagagagaggaagtcaCTCTGAACATCCCGGATCTGGCTTTAAAACCCCCCGCTGACATCCAGGTTACAGCGGAGCGAGGAGTCGTCAGGTCTCAACGAGCCAGTGTGGTGATCAGACTAGCGCACATCTCAAAGAAGTCCATGGTGTGAGATCCCTGACGGGGGGTGAGTAGAGGGGTGCTACCGGACAGGGACCCCGGGAGAGAGGAGCTGAGCTGGGGCATATCCACCGCCAGGCTCGCAGAGTCGATGCTCAGTCTGGGTCTGTGGAGACCAGCAGTGGAGCCCGACCTCTGAGGAGTGGACGAACCCGATTTAATGCCCGCCGCCTCGATGATGTCATCTGGGGGTTCACAGGAGCAGAAGACAGTAGGGTCAGCGTTCATGAccttaatgtgttttgtaaagTTATTCTTAAATTCTATCACAGAATAAATCtgaattatgtgttttatttaaaggagttaaattccaaattcagagcaaaTCTATGATTGCCTCCACAAGAGCTCTCAATATGGCGACGACtgagcaacagtgctgacagagctaacagtgttaacttgagggggaaccggagggtgagTGCTACGCTTCCCCTGCGATTATGCCATCGGTCGGGagggcgttatcagctgtaaccaccgtatgacagaagtgcagagcggcggccattaTGCatgcactcacatgcactaaaaggcacgcacggAAAGGACTTAATGTCACTTCTTTTTGGGCTGGCATTTCTAAAATAAGCAGGGTGAACGCTAAAACAAGCACCAAAAGTGCACTCTGCCACCTGATTTTAGAGCCACGAAATTGGGCCAGACAAATTGAATTGCACCTAAACTAAGGAAGAGCCATATGCCATATGTTTTATGATATAAATTagttttgcatgtgtgtatgtatcaTTAGAAATTAGaactgttgtttgtgtgtcactAACCATCGATGCTCTTGAAGTCGAGGAGGTAGGATCTGTTGTCCACCTGGTACAGCTGCAGGCTCATTTTCACCAAGTTTCCCGTCACTGGGTTCTTCCTCCGCACTCGCAGGTGGTACGGGTTCACCACCTACAACACAAAATAACATTCTAGTTCGCATGTAGACCTActccatgtactgtatgtgtaagaCATGTATCCTGTTACCTTCCAGTCAAAGCTCAGCTGTCTCATGGCCCTGTACACTTCAGCCATAATGTCATAGGGTCGGCTCTGACTCCTGATCCCGAGGTGCCACTTGGCCTTCTTCACTGTCAGGGGTTTGTGCCGGGTGGTGTTGAGGGCGTCCAGAGGACAGCGGGACTTGGGGCTGTCGGCCAGCAGCGGAGGCATCCTCTCTGGGTGGGGTTTGACCCCGGGGGGCAGCGGCATGCCCTCTTCTATGAAGGAGCCCTGGGGTGGACTGGAGGCCAAGTAGAACTCGCTGGCCTGAGTCATGATGCGCCGGTTGTCTATTATAAGGTGATAGGCTACTGCCAGATGATCCTGGATGGACAGGGAAGACGGAGGGCCGACATTCAGGTTATTGGAACTCTATTGTTAGTCCGTGACACCGCCACAAATGTGAGGGGAAGAATATGTGTGCATTAACAATACAATAGAGGGTTTAATGGTAAAGAGccaaggttaaaggttaaaccTGTGGTACACTGTGTCCCTGTCACCCCTGCTTTAACCTGAGTCAACACTCGTCAGGTGTTCTGTTCCTCACAGGTGTGAGGGGGCGTGGCCCGGGGAACAAGGGGAAGAGAATTGTTTTAGGAGGGAGTTTTGATTTTGTTCTGTGAGGAGGAAGGCCTTCTGCCAGCCTTCTGAGGAAAATAACCACATAAGGCTCCTTTTCCTGGAGGTACCTCGACAGACCGAAGACAGCAGGGAGATCAGTGTGCACGGAGGACCATAAAGACGGAGCAGCAAACCAACCAAAACAAGGCCGGATTATCTTTTTCCCAACCCGACATCTGGTGAGTTtgattcctttttttgttgtggCCACTCGAGCCAAGAAACGGGGGCTCGGCTAAACTCGTTTGACCCGATTTAGATTTGTGTAGTGCAGTTGGTTCTGCTGGTTGTTTATGACTTGATGGGCGGAGACTGTGATTTCATGAATGAGATCAGTTTTAGCCTAGAACGCAGGTGCACCTCGTTTTGTGAATGAGCTGTGCATTCTGGTTGTTGGGGAGACATCGACGAGTGTGGTAAGGAGGCTGTTTTTGGTGAATGTAAGCTGCTCTACTGGACAACAAGTCGCTGATTTGTTCTGGTGTGTTTGTGGCACTGAGTTCTGTTGGTCCTGTGCAGGGTCATAGTAAATTGCCCTCGTTCTGAATCTCATTTTCAGTAGTAGTAGAATGAGGATAAGGTTCACTAAATATGATAGAAACTAACAATGACATTTGACACAGGACTAAGACTAAATTTAAACAACAGCTGACAGAATGAACACTACTGTGTACCTGTGGATCCCCGCTGTAAAGGCTGGACACAAACTCGGACTCGGTGCACTCAAACTTCTCACACACTTCCCTGACGGCCTCCTCGTCCAGGACCGAAGCATCGTACGAGGGGTCCTCAGGGAACAGGTAGCCTGGCAGGTCCTGCTTAAACCACTCGTCTTCCCTGACAGAGGAGACAATAATCCAAGTTATAATCACTCTTAACTATAAATCCAGACCTAAAGGTGATTTAGCTTGGGGattaatctcaaaatgtcacagTAGGTGACATTTAAACCTGCATGAAGTAGACGGCTGTTTGTATTAATGACACTTCAGATGGGAGGACCTTTA harbors:
- the prkaa2 gene encoding 5'-AMP-activated protein kinase catalytic subunit alpha-2 — its product is MAERQQQKHEGRVKIGHYILGDTLGVGTFGKVKIGEHQLTGHKVAVKILNRQRIRSLDVVGKIKREIQNLKLFRHPHIIKLYQVISTPTDFFMVMEYVSGGELFDYICKHGRVEDKEARRLFQQIISAVDYCHRHMVVHRDLKPENVLLDFNKNAKIADFGLSNMMSDGEFLRTSCGSPNYAAPEVISGRLYAGPEVDIWSCGVILYALLCGTLPFDDEHVPTLFKKIRGGVFYIPEYLNRSVASLLMLMLQVDPLKRATIKDIREDEWFKQDLPGYLFPEDPSYDASVLDEEAVREVCEKFECTESEFVSSLYSGDPQDHLAVAYHLIIDNRRIMTQASEFYLASSPPQGSFIEEGMPLPPGVKPHPERMPPLLADSPKSRCPLDALNTTRHKPLTVKKAKWHLGIRSQSRPYDIMAEVYRAMRQLSFDWKVVNPYHLRVRRKNPVTGNLVKMSLQLYQVDNRSYLLDFKSIDDDIIEAAGIKSGSSTPQRSGSTAGLHRPRLSIDSASLAVDMPQLSSSLPGSLSGSTPLLTPRQGSHTMDFFEMCASLITTLAR